A single Streptomyces mirabilis DNA region contains:
- the galE gene encoding UDP-glucose 4-epimerase GalE, with amino-acid sequence MTWLITGGAGYIGAHVARAMAEAGERVVALDDLSAGVPNRLPESIPLVQGSSLDGDLLKRVLAEHSVTGVVHLAARKQVGESVAQPTRYYQENVGGLATLLEAVAGAGVKRFVFSSSAAVYGNPDVDLITEDTPCAPMSPYGETKLAGEWLVRAAGRTHGIATVCLRYFNVAGAATPELADTGVFNVIPMVFDRITRDEAPRIFGDDYPTPDGTCVRDYIHVADLAEAHLAAARRLAGGATGDLTVNIGRGEGVSVRELLTLIGEVSGDSRRPVVEPRRPGDAPRAVASADLAARELDWSARRGVREMVESAWQGWVLHHPRAQD; translated from the coding sequence ATGACATGGCTGATCACAGGCGGGGCCGGATACATCGGGGCACACGTGGCGCGGGCGATGGCGGAGGCCGGTGAGCGCGTCGTCGCCCTCGACGACCTCTCGGCCGGGGTTCCGAACCGGCTTCCGGAGAGCATTCCGCTGGTGCAGGGCTCGTCACTCGACGGGGACCTGCTCAAGCGGGTCCTCGCGGAGCACTCGGTGACGGGCGTGGTGCATCTCGCCGCGCGCAAGCAGGTCGGCGAGTCCGTGGCCCAGCCGACGCGCTACTACCAGGAGAACGTGGGCGGGCTCGCGACACTCCTGGAGGCGGTCGCCGGGGCCGGCGTCAAGCGCTTCGTCTTCTCCTCCTCCGCCGCCGTCTACGGCAACCCGGATGTGGACCTCATCACGGAGGACACTCCCTGTGCGCCGATGAGCCCGTACGGCGAGACGAAGCTCGCCGGGGAGTGGCTGGTCCGCGCGGCGGGCCGGACCCACGGCATCGCGACCGTGTGCCTGCGCTACTTCAACGTGGCGGGTGCGGCCACGCCCGAGCTGGCCGACACCGGCGTGTTCAATGTGATCCCGATGGTCTTCGACCGCATCACCCGCGACGAGGCCCCGCGGATCTTCGGCGACGACTACCCGACGCCGGACGGCACCTGCGTCCGTGACTACATCCATGTCGCCGACCTCGCCGAGGCACACCTCGCGGCGGCCCGGCGGCTGGCCGGCGGCGCGACGGGCGACCTCACGGTGAACATCGGCCGCGGGGAAGGAGTATCGGTACGTGAACTGCTCACGTTGATCGGCGAGGTCAGCGGGGACAGCCGGCGGCCGGTGGTCGAGCCGCGCCGCCCCGGGGACGCGCCGCGCGCGGTCGCCTCGGCCGACCTGGCCGCGCGGGAACTCGACTGGAGCGCGCGGCGCGGGGTCCGGGAGATGGTGGAGTCGGCGTGGCAGGGGTGGGTGCTGCATCACCCCCGGGCACAGGATTAA
- a CDS encoding cation diffusion facilitator family transporter — protein MGAGHDHGHAHGAPTSGTAAAAYRGRLRVALSITLTVMVVEIVGGLMADSLALVADAAHMATDAVGLGMALLAIHFANRPPSGNRTFGYARAEILAALANCLLLLGVGGYVLYEAIHRFVTPADTEGGLTIVFGLIGLVANTISLTLLLRGQKDSLNVRGAFLEVVADALGSVAVIISAVVIMTTGWQAADPIASIIISIMIVPRTWKLLHETLDVLLEAAPKNVDMAEVRTHILALPGVEDVHDLHAWTITSGMPVLSAHVVVSSDVLNAIGHEKMLHELQGCLGHHFDVEHCTFQLEPSGHAEHEAKLCH, from the coding sequence ATGGGGGCTGGACACGATCACGGGCACGCCCATGGCGCGCCCACCAGCGGCACGGCGGCAGCCGCGTACCGCGGGAGGCTGCGGGTCGCGCTGTCGATCACGCTCACCGTGATGGTGGTCGAGATCGTCGGCGGCCTCATGGCCGATTCCCTCGCACTCGTCGCCGACGCGGCACACATGGCGACGGACGCGGTGGGGCTGGGCATGGCACTGCTCGCGATCCACTTCGCCAACCGCCCGCCCAGCGGCAACCGCACGTTCGGCTACGCGCGGGCCGAGATCCTCGCCGCGCTCGCCAACTGTCTGCTGCTGCTCGGTGTCGGCGGCTACGTCCTGTACGAGGCGATCCACCGCTTCGTGACGCCCGCCGACACCGAGGGCGGTCTGACCATCGTCTTCGGGTTGATCGGTCTGGTCGCGAACACGATCTCGCTCACGCTGCTGCTGCGCGGCCAGAAGGACAGCCTGAACGTGCGCGGCGCCTTCCTGGAAGTGGTGGCGGACGCGCTGGGTTCGGTGGCGGTGATCATCTCCGCCGTGGTGATCATGACCACCGGATGGCAGGCGGCCGACCCGATCGCCTCGATCATCATCAGCATCATGATCGTCCCGCGCACCTGGAAGCTGCTCCACGAGACGCTCGACGTGCTCCTGGAGGCGGCGCCCAAGAACGTCGACATGGCGGAGGTGCGCACCCACATCCTGGCCCTGCCAGGCGTCGAGGACGTGCACGACCTGCACGCCTGGACCATCACGTCGGGCATGCCGGTCCTCTCCGCCCATGTGGTCGTCAGCTCCGACGTCCTGAACGCCATCGGCCACGAGAAGATGCTCCACGAGCTCCAGGGCTGTCTGGGCCACCACTTCGACGTGGAGCACTGCACCTTCCAGCTGGAACCGAGCGGGCACGCGGAGCACGAGGCGAAGCTCTGCCACTGA
- the idi gene encoding isopentenyl-diphosphate Delta-isomerase gives MPITPATATHSSSNGTVEAILLELVDEDGNTIGTAEKLAAHQPPGQLHRAFSVFLFDEHGRLLLQQRALGKYHSPGVWSNTCCGHPYPAEAPFAAAARRTYEELGVSPSLLAEAGTVRYNHPDPESGLVEQEYNHLFVGMVQSSLHPDPEEVGDTAFVTAAELMERHAKDPFSAWFMTVLDAARPAIRELTGPSAGW, from the coding sequence ATGCCGATCACACCTGCCACCGCGACGCACAGTTCGTCGAACGGCACCGTTGAAGCGATCTTGCTCGAGTTGGTCGACGAGGACGGCAACACGATCGGCACGGCGGAGAAGCTCGCCGCCCATCAGCCACCGGGACAGCTGCACCGGGCCTTCTCCGTGTTCCTCTTCGACGAGCACGGCCGGCTGCTGCTCCAGCAGCGCGCCCTGGGCAAGTACCACTCCCCCGGTGTCTGGTCCAACACCTGCTGCGGCCACCCCTACCCCGCCGAGGCGCCCTTCGCGGCGGCGGCCCGGCGGACGTACGAGGAGCTCGGCGTCTCGCCCTCGCTGCTCGCGGAGGCGGGCACGGTCCGCTACAACCACCCGGACCCGGAGTCGGGCCTGGTGGAGCAGGAGTACAACCATCTCTTCGTCGGCATGGTGCAGTCGTCGCTGCACCCCGATCCTGAGGAGGTCGGGGACACCGCGTTCGTGACCGCCGCCGAACTCATGGAGCGGCACGCGAAGGACCCCTTCTCGGCGTGGTTCATGACGGTCCTGGACGCGGCCCGCCCGGCGATCAGGGAGCTGACGGGCCCGTCCGCCGGCTGGTGA
- a CDS encoding ATP-binding protein produces the protein MENHGRGFDSRPEGAGDVPPDRRPPGPLPYEGVWRFTAPAIDASVPQARHAVRDLLFRQQVPVSDDLVHGLLLIVSELVTNAVRHAALLSPMLAVEVAVGSEWVRVSVEDNHPYRPTALEADHGQTGGRGLLLVREVARESGGVCDVEHTASGGKVIWAALPLTASIF, from the coding sequence ATGGAGAACCACGGGCGGGGGTTCGACTCCCGCCCTGAAGGCGCCGGGGATGTGCCTCCCGATCGGAGACCGCCGGGTCCGCTGCCGTACGAGGGGGTGTGGCGGTTCACCGCTCCCGCCATCGACGCCTCGGTTCCGCAGGCACGACACGCCGTTCGTGACCTGCTCTTCCGTCAGCAAGTGCCAGTCTCGGACGACCTCGTCCACGGGCTTTTGCTGATCGTCTCCGAACTGGTCACGAACGCCGTACGACACGCGGCACTGCTCTCCCCGATGCTCGCCGTGGAGGTGGCCGTGGGATCCGAGTGGGTGCGGGTCTCGGTGGAGGACAACCATCCCTACCGCCCCACCGCCCTGGAGGCCGACCACGGCCAGACCGGCGGCCGTGGGCTGCTGCTGGTGCGGGAGGTCGCCAGGGAGTCGGGCGGGGTGTGCGACGTCGAGCACACGGCGAGTGGCGGCAAGGTGATCTGGGCCGCCCTGCCGCTCACTGCGAGCATCTTCTAG
- a CDS encoding HdeD family acid-resistance protein produces the protein MARTKDRAPNDATTKLNRGFSWTAAFGVILVIAGLVGLVYTGVATLTSMILFGWLLLIGGAVGLLHAIQARGTNFFWLGVVVAALNIAAGVVVIRRPDAAAEALTMFAALLFLTGGVFRLVGSLVVRGPQFGWTLLQGVFGLLLGILVLDNWPSSSKYVIGCFFSLALLFDGLGLIATGFGGRRIVHLVSGRGR, from the coding sequence ATGGCCAGGACCAAGGACAGGGCGCCGAACGACGCGACCACCAAGCTGAACCGCGGCTTCAGCTGGACCGCCGCGTTCGGCGTGATCCTGGTGATCGCGGGGCTCGTCGGGCTCGTATACACGGGCGTCGCGACCCTGACCTCGATGATCCTGTTCGGCTGGCTGCTGCTGATCGGCGGAGCGGTCGGACTGTTGCACGCGATTCAGGCCCGCGGCACCAACTTCTTCTGGCTCGGGGTGGTGGTCGCGGCCTTGAACATCGCGGCCGGAGTGGTGGTGATCCGCCGCCCGGACGCCGCGGCCGAGGCGCTCACCATGTTCGCGGCCCTGCTGTTCCTGACCGGTGGAGTGTTCCGGCTGGTCGGCAGTCTCGTGGTGCGCGGTCCGCAGTTCGGCTGGACGCTCCTGCAGGGCGTCTTCGGCCTGCTCCTCGGCATCCTGGTGCTGGACAACTGGCCGAGCAGCAGCAAGTACGTGATCGGCTGCTTCTTCTCGCTCGCGCTGCTCTTCGACGGGCTGGGCCTGATCGCCACCGGCTTCGGCGGGCGGCGCATCGTACATCTGGTCTCGGGGCGCGGCCGCTGA
- a CDS encoding enoyl-CoA hydratase/isomerase family protein translates to MEPQLLHSVGDGVATVVIHHPAKRNAMTADMWRALPPLLDGLAADPDVRVLVLTGEGGTFCAGADISTLRGSSDEAQGLAVNAEEALAAFPKPTLAAIRGYCVGGGSQLAAACDLRFAEEGAQFGVTPAKLGIVYAASATRRLVSLVGPATAKYLLFSGELIDTERALRTGLVDEVLPEGELGKRVGEFSRVLATRSLLTQASAKEFAHGRTDRDAYWAEQARGSDDTAEGVAAFLERRPPRFTWTTPASTATSRPATTTAPSSTATTP, encoded by the coding sequence ATGGAGCCGCAGCTGCTGCACAGCGTCGGCGACGGGGTCGCCACCGTCGTCATTCACCACCCGGCCAAGCGCAACGCCATGACGGCCGACATGTGGAGGGCGCTGCCGCCCCTGCTCGACGGGCTCGCGGCCGACCCGGACGTCCGTGTACTGGTGCTCACCGGCGAGGGCGGCACCTTCTGCGCGGGGGCCGACATCTCGACGCTGCGGGGCTCCTCGGACGAGGCGCAAGGGCTCGCCGTGAACGCCGAGGAGGCACTCGCCGCGTTCCCCAAGCCGACGCTCGCGGCGATCCGCGGGTACTGCGTCGGCGGCGGATCCCAGCTCGCGGCGGCCTGCGATCTGCGGTTCGCGGAGGAGGGCGCGCAGTTCGGAGTGACGCCGGCGAAGCTGGGGATCGTCTACGCCGCCTCGGCCACCCGGCGGCTGGTGTCGCTGGTGGGTCCGGCGACCGCCAAGTACCTGCTGTTCTCGGGCGAGCTGATCGACACCGAACGGGCACTGCGCACGGGTCTGGTGGACGAGGTGCTGCCCGAGGGCGAACTCGGCAAGCGGGTCGGGGAGTTCAGCCGCGTCCTGGCCACGCGGTCGCTGCTGACGCAGGCGTCCGCCAAGGAATTCGCCCATGGGCGGACCGACCGGGACGCGTACTGGGCCGAGCAGGCGCGCGGGAGCGACGACACCGCGGAGGGCGTCGCCGCGTTTCTGGAGCGCCGGCCGCCGCGCTTCACCTGGACCACGCCGGCGTCCACCGCAACCAGCCGGCCGGCCACCACGACCGCTCCGTCGTCCACCGCGACTACTCCATGA
- a CDS encoding DJ-1/PfpI family protein — translation MQIAIVLFDRFTALDAVGPYETLGRLPDAETVFVAEHTGAVRNESGNLALTADRTLAEVPRPDIVVVPGGPGQTPQMDNRVLLDWLRAADATSTWTTSVCTGSLLLAAAGLLEGRRATSHWLALDHLKRFGAEPTGERVVFDGKYVTAAGVSSGIDMGLALLGRIAGDEHAQAVQLLTEYDPQPPYDAGSPQKAPAHLVAEFRAKSRFIME, via the coding sequence ATGCAGATCGCCATCGTCCTCTTCGACCGTTTCACCGCCCTGGACGCCGTGGGACCCTACGAGACCCTCGGCCGCCTGCCCGACGCGGAGACCGTCTTCGTCGCCGAGCACACGGGCGCCGTCCGCAACGAGAGCGGCAACCTGGCTCTGACCGCCGACAGGACCCTGGCCGAGGTGCCGCGCCCGGACATCGTCGTGGTCCCCGGCGGACCGGGCCAGACCCCGCAGATGGACAACCGGGTCCTGTTGGACTGGCTGCGCGCCGCCGACGCCACGAGCACCTGGACGACCTCCGTGTGCACCGGCTCCCTGCTGCTGGCCGCCGCTGGGCTGCTCGAGGGCCGCCGGGCCACCTCGCACTGGCTGGCCCTCGACCACCTCAAGCGGTTCGGTGCCGAGCCGACGGGGGAGCGGGTGGTGTTCGACGGGAAGTACGTCACGGCGGCCGGCGTGTCGTCCGGCATCGACATGGGGCTCGCCCTGCTCGGACGGATCGCGGGCGACGAACACGCACAGGCCGTACAACTGCTGACGGAGTACGACCCGCAGCCGCCCTACGACGCCGGGTCACCCCAGAAGGCTCCTGCACATCTGGTGGCGGAGTTCCGGGCGAAGAGCCGCTTCATCATGGAGTAG
- a CDS encoding GlxA family transcriptional regulator, whose translation MRTVLVVLFDDVQSLDVTGPVEVFAGAEALRGGSYRIHTASLDGAPVRTTSGLTLVPDHTLAEAPVPHTLLVPGGRGTRRPDPRLTGWLRAHGPRAERLVSVCTGAIPLAEAGLLDGRRATTHWAYCDKLARDHPAVEVDPDPIYVRDGQVSTSAGVTSGIDLALALVEEDLGREAALTVARHLVVFLRRPGNQAQFSAQLAAQTARREPLREVQQWITEHPGDDLSVESLAARARLSPRHFARAFQTETGMTPGRYVDRVRLEHARRLLEDTADGVEGISRVCGYGTPEAMRRAFVKVLGTAPAEYRRRFRPAPTR comes from the coding sequence ATGCGAACCGTTCTGGTCGTCCTCTTCGACGACGTGCAGAGCCTCGACGTCACGGGCCCCGTGGAGGTCTTCGCGGGCGCCGAGGCCCTCCGCGGCGGCTCGTACCGCATCCACACCGCCTCCCTGGACGGCGCACCCGTGCGTACCACCAGCGGCCTCACCCTCGTCCCGGACCACACCCTCGCCGAAGCGCCCGTCCCGCACACCCTGCTGGTCCCGGGCGGCCGGGGCACCCGGCGTCCCGACCCCCGGCTGACCGGCTGGCTGCGCGCGCACGGGCCGCGCGCCGAGCGCCTGGTCTCCGTCTGCACCGGCGCCATCCCGCTCGCCGAGGCGGGCCTTCTGGACGGCCGCCGCGCGACGACCCACTGGGCGTACTGCGACAAGCTCGCCCGCGACCACCCGGCCGTCGAGGTCGACCCCGACCCCATCTACGTGCGGGACGGACAGGTGTCCACCTCGGCCGGCGTCACCTCCGGCATCGACCTCGCCCTCGCGCTCGTGGAGGAGGACCTCGGCCGCGAGGCCGCCCTGACGGTCGCCCGTCACCTCGTCGTCTTCCTGCGCCGCCCGGGCAACCAGGCCCAGTTCAGCGCCCAGCTGGCCGCGCAGACGGCGCGGCGCGAACCGCTCCGCGAGGTCCAGCAGTGGATCACCGAGCACCCCGGCGACGACCTGTCCGTCGAGTCGCTCGCCGCCCGCGCCCGGCTCTCGCCCCGGCACTTCGCCCGCGCCTTCCAGACCGAGACGGGCATGACCCCGGGCCGGTACGTCGACCGCGTCCGCCTCGAACACGCCCGGCGCCTGCTGGAGGACACCGCCGACGGAGTCGAGGGGATCTCCCGCGTCTGCGGCTACGGCACCCCCGAGGCGATGCGCCGTGCCTTCGTGAAGGTGCTCGGCACGGCGCCGGCGGAGTACCGGCGCCGCTTCCGCCCCGCCCCGACCCGTTGA